In Candidatus Methylomirabilota bacterium, the DNA window GCCGACCCCCGTGATCACGACCCTGCGCTTGTCTGTCACTCTGGCGCTCGCGCTTCCCCGGCGGCGGGGACGGGCTACTTCTTCGCCTTCTCCGCGTGCTTCTGGATGTAGTCGACGGCTTCCTTGACCCGCGTGATCTTCTCGGCGTCCTCGTCGGGGATCTCGATCCCGAACTCCTCCTCGAGGGCCATGACCA includes these proteins:
- a CDS encoding acyl carrier protein (carries the fatty acid chain in fatty acid biosynthesis), with product VMALEEEFGIEIPDEDAEKITRVKEAVDYIQKHAEKAKK